The Desulfonauticus submarinus genome includes the window AGGCTGGCCAGCTTCTAATCCCACTGATGAACGTTTTTTTAAAGAAATTCATCATTATGCCCTAAAAAATGCCAAAATTACTGCCTTTGGAAGTACTCATGCAGTCAGTAAAAATGCAGACAATGATCCAAATTTAAAATCTCTCATTGCATCAGGAGTAGATGTAATTACTATATTTGGCAAAACATGGGATATACATGTTAAAGAAGCCTTAAAAACCACTCTAGAAAAAAATTTAGAACTCATTAAAAATAGTCTGTTATTCTTGAGACCAAAAGTAAAAGAACTTTTTTTTGATGCAGAACATTTTTTTGATGGCTTTAAGGAAAATAAAGAATACACCCTAGCCTGTCTGAAAAAAGCATTGGAAGGCAAAGCAGATGTTTTAGTACTTTGTGATACTAATGGAGGGACCACTCCTAGCGAAATTAGACAAATCATCCGAGAAGTAAAAAAAGAACTTCCTCATGCAAACCTTGGTATTCATGCCCATAATGACTCTGAATTAGCTGTTGCCAACAGTATCATTGCTGTTGAAGAAGGGGCAATTCAAGTTCAAGGCACAATAAATGGATATGGAGAACGTTGTGGCAATGCAAATTTATGTTCTATTATACCTAATCTTCAATTAAAATTAGGATATGCTTGTTTACCAGAAGACAATTTAAGATTACTCACTTCAACTTCTTTATTTGTATCTGAAGTTGCCAACTTACCATCTTTTCATAGACAGCCATTTGTAGGCAAATCTGCATTTGCTCATAAAGGCGGAGTACATGTGAGTGCTGTCAGAAAAAATCCTCGTACTTACGAGCATATAAAGCCTGAATTGGTGGGCAATAAACAAAGAATCCTACTTTCTGATTTAGCAGGACAATCCAATATTCTTTTTAAAGCTAGACAATACGGATTTCATCTGGATAAAAATGATCCTTTTGTTTTAGAACTTTTAGCCAAATTAAAAGAACTTGAAAGTCAAGGATATGAATACACAGCTGCAGAGGCTTCTTTTGAGCTATTATTAAATCGAGTGTTAGGAAGAGCTCGCACTTATTTTACTTTAGAAAATTATAGAGTATTAGAGACAAAACGCAAAAAAGAAGAACCTATATCTGAGGCCACTGTAATGGTTAGAGTAGGAGGCATGTTAGAACATACTGCAGCAACAGGCAAAGGTCCTGTAAATGCTTTAGATAATGCCCTTAGAAAAGCCTTAGAAAAATTTTACCCTTGTTTAAAAGAAATGCACTTAATAGATTTCAAGGTAAGAGTATTTTCTTCTTTAAATCGAGATTTGGCAGGAACAGCCTCAAAAGTAAGAGTTCTTATTGAATCTGGAGATCCTAAACATAGGTGGATTACTGTGGGTGTTTCTTTTAACATCATTGAAGCAAGTAGACAGGCTCTAGAAGATTCTCTTAACTATAAATTATTTAAATCTGACCAAGAAAAATTAACCAAAGCTTTAAAGGAAGCCAGTGAGGGCTTTTAGTGAGTGTACACACTCCATTAGCTGAAAAGCTAAGACCAAACACCTTAGAAGAATTTGTAGGCCAAAGTCATTTAAAAAATAGAATTAAAGCTATTATTCAGGCCAAAAGGCTCCAAAGTTTACTTTTTTTTGGACCGCCTGGATGTGGAAAATCTACCCTTGCTATTCTTTTAGCAAAATCTTGGAATAAAAAATATCTTAGAGTAAGTGCCCCAGAAATTGGGCTATCTGGGTTAAGACAGAAAATTAAAAATATTGACATCCTCATTCTAGACGAAATTCATAGATTCTCAAAAGCTCAACAAGACTTTTTTTTACCTCTTTTAGAAACAGGAGAAATAACTCTACTTGCCACTACTACAGAAAATCCATCTTTTAGCATTACAAGACAACTATTATCTCGCCTCCATGTACTAAAATTAGCTTCCCTAACTCATCAAGAATTACTCTCTTTAGCCCAAAAAGCAGTCTCCTACCTAAACATCTCCATACCTAAAGAAAGTTTAGAAATATTAATCTCCCTTAGCGGAGGAGATGCTAGAACTCTCTTAAATTTAATAGAATATCTTTCTAACCTAAAACCAAATGATTTATCCCCTGCTAATCTAAAAACTATTTTACCTGAAATTGTAATAAAAGGAGATAGACAAGGAGATAGTCATTATGAATTAATTTCTGCTCTAATTAAATCTATTAGAGGAAGCGATCCTGATGCTTCATTATACTATTTAGCCTGCTTATTAGAAGGAGGAGAAGATCCTCGATTTATTTGTAGAAGACTCATTTTATCTGCCTCAGAAGATATTGGATTAGCAGATCCTATGGCTTTACCTTTGGCAGTTTCCTGTGCCGAAGCTATTGACCTTATAGGTATGCCTGAAGGTTTTATTCCTCTGGCAGAAACTGTAGTTTATTTAGCTCTAGCCCCAAAATCCAATTCCACCTATGCCGCCTATCTCTCAGCTCAAAAAGAAGTTCGTTTAAATGGACCTAAACCAGTACCCTTACACCTAAGAAACCCATCTACACGCCTCCATAAAGAATGGGGATATGGCCAAGGATATAAATATCCTCATGCTTATCCTGGCTCATATGTAGCTCAAGATTACCTCCCCGAAGGATTAAAAAATAGACAGTTCTATTTTCCAAAATCAGAAGGCATGGAAACTCGCTTAAACCTTTGGTTAAAACAGAAAAAAAAACAAATTAATATTAAAAAAAGTAAATAATAAATGTAATACCTATTTTTTCATACTTTTTTATTATTTCTAACTTCATAAAACACTACCGTAAAAGCAAAATAGAAGAAGGGGTATTATTAATCAGATTATTTATTCTATCATTGGGAATTAATTTCTTTAAAAATGATTGCTGGCCTACCCATAAAGCTATAATATCTTTTTGAGCAACTTGATTTAAAAAAGAAGGTAAAACACTCTTGTCCACTACTTCTAACCAAACAGAAATATCTTGTTTTAAATAATACATAAGAAGATCTTTCATTGTTTTTTCCACTTTAACCTTCATGGTATTGTTCTCTGCTATACCCACAATCTTTATATCTGCTCTATATAAAGTAGAAAGCTGGTTTATTAATTCTAAAGACTCCTGAGTAATGTGACTATTATCTAAACAGCAAACAATTTCTTCTGGAGTTTTATTTTCCTTTACAATCAAAACAGAACAGGAAACTTTATTTGCTATAAGCGCAGGAATATCTTTTCCTCGCCATTTACAATTAGTATTTTTGTCACATCCTATTACTAATAAAGACGGCTTAACCTCTCTCACCTGATTTAAAATTCCATCTATATAATCCCCAGTACAAATAACTGCTTTTAATTTTTTTCTCCCCTTTTTGCTTTGAAAAATAAAAGAATTTTTGTCTTTAGGGCTAAATTCTATTTTTTCTGGTAAATTATATGGACAAAAGTTACCATCATAATAAGAAATTATTGTCTGTAAGTAATCAATTGTTGTCTTTACTATAGAGCTATTTCTTATATCAAAAGATTCATCTCTTTTTTCTGGAAAACCAAGTAAAGTAATATCACACCACGTATTCAAAGCTATTTTTGAAATCTCGTGAATAACATAGGAACTATAGGGATAATTATCTATAACTACTAAAATATTCATCTTCCATCTCCTTTTTTAATTAATTACTTCCAGAAAATAAGACTAGATATGGGACTATGAACTAAAATATCTGTAATAGCTGTTTTGGGTCCTTTTTTATCAATCAAAGAAACAACCATATCTCCTTCTCTAAGCATGTGGCCAATATCTTGACTTGTACCCTCTACTTCTAAAACATCTGGTGAATCTAATCCATAAGCATTAAATATATCTTTTACTTTATTAATCGGAAAATCATTATTTTTTTGTTCAAAACATCCATATTTATAACAAAGTAAAGTAAGCTTATATGGAAGATGTTTATATAAATTAGCATAATTAGAAACAAGCAACTCTACATCAGAATATTTATCTATCAAAAAATAAACATTTTTATATTGAGTTATATTCTTCACTAATAACACAGGAACCATTACATTTTGCACTAATTCACTTTTCAAAAAATCATAAAAACTATGAAATCCAAAAGAAGCAAGCATTCCTATTGCAAAAAGATCATATATACCTCTTTTAATCTCTTTAATAATCTCTGTTTCAACATTTCCAACTACTACTTTCACTGCAGATAATCCCCTGCAGTTATTAATTTCTGTCTTAATAAATCCTTCAATAATACTTCTACTTGTATCTTGAATAGTTCTTTCCCATGTTTTCCTCACCCAACCTACGCCCACAGGATAATGATCTTGTTCTTTTGCTTCTACATGAAAAGGCTGGATAGACATTGGAACTAAAAGAGAATGTTTACAAATATAACGCAAACTTATACTTGAAGCTAAATTATCATCTAAATATATTAATACATTCATCTTACGCTACTCCTCTTTTTAAAATCCTGATTTAATTTTGTGTTTTTATTTTTTCTGCAGCTTTATTTAAGACTTCTTTTAATTCACTTAATCTAAAAGGTTTAGCCAAAAAATCAAAAACTCCTCGTTTAAATGACTCTTTAGCTGTATCCATAGTTGCAAATCCTGTAATTACAATAACCTCTGTTTTAGGATTTAGTTCTTTAACTTCTGTTAAAAATTCTATTCCATCTATACCTTCCATTTTTAAATCTGTAACGACTATATCAAAAGGATGTTTTCTAAACCTCTCTAATGCATCAATACTTCTTGTAAAAGTCTCTACTTTATACCCAGCCTTTTCTAAAGAAGGTTTTAGTCTCTTAGTAACAATAGGCTCATCATCTAAAACTAAAACACTTATCTCATCTTTTGACATAATAAAAAACCTCCTATAAATATATAAAAATATTTTACTCTACATTTTTAATAATACTACTAAAATCTTCTAAAAAATAATCTATTTTCTTTTCATCTATTAATTTTACATCTAATTGTCTGGTATAAGATACTAAAACACCTAAAATAAAAATTTTCTTTAAAATATATTCTTTCATCATACCTTTTAACCTTCCTATTACTAAATCACCTTTTACTGTAGTAAGAAAATCATTCTGTAATAGTATCTTTTCAATTAATCTTGCTCTTCTGCTTCTTCTTTCATTCTCTGTAACTCCTCCAAAAAATCGAAAATAAATATAATTATCAGAAGCATTCTCTCTAACCAACGTATCCAACATGGTAAAATGATAACCTAACCGCAAACTTATATTTGCATACTCCTTTGATACTACAGCTAAATTTTGACCTACAAATTTAGGATCAGCTAAATGGGGAGAAAATGTTCTACTCAAACTAGACATAAATCCTCTAAAATCAACACCTATAGGTTCTCTTGACCAAATATTAGAATAAGAAGCTCCTTTTATAAAAGTCTTCAAAGGCAAAGAAGATACATCTTTTATATCAACCTCTTTCAGGTCTGGAGGGAATTCCTGATCAAGGTCTATAATAATTAAGTCCAAAGGAATTGCTGTTTTTAATTTTTTAGCAGAGCTATCTCCGTTTACATTAGCATAATAATTTTTTTCTATTAACTCTTGCACAGCCTTTTCATGAATAAAACGAATAATATCATGAAGAGTTCTACAATTTTCTGCCTTAAAATTTTTATCTCCTGCTTCTATCAAGTTTAAGGGAGATACTTTTTGAAAAATACGCTTTAAAATTCTATATTCTCTAGTTTCTTCAAACTTATCTTCCACAAAATCATAATAACACATATGTTTCAAAAGACCTTTATAAACTATATTATCAGTAGCATTTAAAGTAATCTCTTCACCATCTTGAAGGACTTTAGTAGCAATTTTTGTATTTACAACCATAGGAACTCTAAATTCTCTTGCAATTGTAGCCAGATGTCCTACTGGAGATCCCCTATCAGTAATAATTCCATTTACATATTTTATAAATCTGGCCAAACGAGGAGAAGGATATTCTGCTACCAAAATTTTGTCATGTAGTGCCTGTGAATCTATATCTAAATCTTTAGAAACTTTAAGGACTTCCCC containing:
- the cimA gene encoding citramalate synthase — its product is MKTVKIYDTTLRDGTQAEDVNFSVEDKIRVAQKLDELGVHYIEGGWPASNPTDERFFKEIHHYALKNAKITAFGSTHAVSKNADNDPNLKSLIASGVDVITIFGKTWDIHVKEALKTTLEKNLELIKNSLLFLRPKVKELFFDAEHFFDGFKENKEYTLACLKKALEGKADVLVLCDTNGGTTPSEIRQIIREVKKELPHANLGIHAHNDSELAVANSIIAVEEGAIQVQGTINGYGERCGNANLCSIIPNLQLKLGYACLPEDNLRLLTSTSLFVSEVANLPSFHRQPFVGKSAFAHKGGVHVSAVRKNPRTYEHIKPELVGNKQRILLSDLAGQSNILFKARQYGFHLDKNDPFVLELLAKLKELESQGYEYTAAEASFELLLNRVLGRARTYFTLENYRVLETKRKKEEPISEATVMVRVGGMLEHTAATGKGPVNALDNALRKALEKFYPCLKEMHLIDFKVRVFSSLNRDLAGTASKVRVLIESGDPKHRWITVGVSFNIIEASRQALEDSLNYKLFKSDQEKLTKALKEASEGF
- a CDS encoding replication-associated recombination protein A, whose protein sequence is MSVHTPLAEKLRPNTLEEFVGQSHLKNRIKAIIQAKRLQSLLFFGPPGCGKSTLAILLAKSWNKKYLRVSAPEIGLSGLRQKIKNIDILILDEIHRFSKAQQDFFLPLLETGEITLLATTTENPSFSITRQLLSRLHVLKLASLTHQELLSLAQKAVSYLNISIPKESLEILISLSGGDARTLLNLIEYLSNLKPNDLSPANLKTILPEIVIKGDRQGDSHYELISALIKSIRGSDPDASLYYLACLLEGGEDPRFICRRLILSASEDIGLADPMALPLAVSCAEAIDLIGMPEGFIPLAETVVYLALAPKSNSTYAAYLSAQKEVRLNGPKPVPLHLRNPSTRLHKEWGYGQGYKYPHAYPGSYVAQDYLPEGLKNRQFYFPKSEGMETRLNLWLKQKKKQINIKKSK
- a CDS encoding response regulator: MSKDEISVLVLDDEPIVTKRLKPSLEKAGYKVETFTRSIDALERFRKHPFDIVVTDLKMEGIDGIEFLTEVKELNPKTEVIVITGFATMDTAKESFKRGVFDFLAKPFRLSELKEVLNKAAEKIKTQN